In the genome of Chaetodon auriga isolate fChaAug3 chromosome 15, fChaAug3.hap1, whole genome shotgun sequence, one region contains:
- the slc6a7 gene encoding sodium-dependent proline transporter: MQDESGKAAAGSPAVASATAAQNSVQLNGHTVTQNGHNPAATPAPQSQFESRSPSPAPAPTPAVPREQWGGKYEFLLSCIGYCVGLGNVWRFPYLCYRNGGGVFLIPYFIMLFFTGVPLFLMELSLGQYGAAGPITVWKCCPLLKGIGIGMLCVSTLVCLYYNVIIAWTFYYLGSSFQSPLPWSCDAAANIALCGNGTTGNSSTGKALSPTEIFWNERVLGVVHSEGLHDPGPVRWPLALCLLAAWIVIFLCMLKGIRSSGKVVYVTATFPYFVLIVLIIRGATLEGSLQGVAFYLTPDWGRLANAQVWNDAASQIFYSLGIGVGGLLSMASYNKFDNNVIRDTLIITTGNCSTSFFAGFAIFSILGHMAWKKGVPVGEVADTGPGLAFVAYPEALALLPGSVFWSIMFFLMLFMLGIDTLFGNMEGITTAVLDEFPQLRMNTMHKSLFLGALCFGFYLMGLLLVTNGGIYWFTLIDSFSTSFGLIIITLFMCIGISFFYGVNQFCQDIIDMICGCPPWCSKVLLYFKACWVFCTPFLLLFILTYIFIEMYNTPLHYGPYVYPRWGKALGVCIGATCCLQILIWAIVAISKETGTLKDRFQKSIRPLNSWRVNNLNSSVREHVHMEPERVEAPFTVTLTDMDFTAMTWEV; encoded by the exons ATGCAGGACGAAAGCGGCAAAGCAGCAGCCGGCAGCCCCGCAGTAGCCAGTGCAACCGCAGCGCAG AATTCAGTTCAATTGAACGGGCATACTGTCACTCAAAATGGCCACAACCCAGCAGCTACACCTGCACCACAATCACAGTTTGAATCCCGATCCCCGAGTCCTGCACCCGCTCCAACCCCAGCTGTCCCGAGGGAGCAGTGGGGAGGGAAGTACGAGTTCCTGCTCTCCTGTATCGGATACTGTGTGGGACTGGGGAACGTGTGGCGGTTCCCCTACCTTTGTTATCGCaatggaggag GTGTGTTTCTCATCCCCTACTTCATAATGCTGTTTTTTACGGGTGTTCCACTCTTCCTCATGGAGCTGAGTTTAGGCCAGTACGGAGCAGCTGGCCCCATCACTGTGTGGAAATGCTGCCCTCTGCTCAAAG GTATTGGCattgggatgctgtgtgtgtccacgttGGTGTGTCTCTACTATAACGTTATTATAGCATGGACGTTTTACTACCTGGGCAGCTCGTTCCAGAGCCCTCTGCCCTGGTCCTGTGATGCTGCAGCCAATATAGCTCTCTGCGGTAACGGCACCACTGGCAATAGCTCCACTGGTAAAGCCCTCAGCCCCACAGAAATTTTCTGGAA TGAGCGTGTGCTGGGTGTTGTACACAGCGAGGGCCTTCATGACCCGGGCCCTGTGCGGTGGCCCCTGGCCCTGTGCCTCCTGGCTGCCTGGATCGTCATCTTCCTGTGTATGCTCAAGGGCATCCGCAGCTCTGGAAAG gtggTATATGTAACAGCTACCTTCCCATACTTTGTGCTCATTGTATTGATCATCAGAGGTGCTACCCTGGAGGGCTCTCTTCAGGGCGTCGCTTTCTACCTCACACCAGACTGGGGCCGATTAGCAAATGCACAG GTGTGGAACGATGCAGCCTCACAGATCTTCTACTCCTTAGGAATTGGAGTCGGGGGGCTGCTTTCTATGGCCTCTTACAATAAGTTTGACAACAACGTCATCCG GGACACTTTGATTATCACCACAGGAAACTGCAGCACCAGCTTCTTTGCAGGATTTGCTATATTCTCAATCCTGGGTCACATGGCATGGAAGAAGGGAGTGCCTGTCGGAGAGGTGGCAGATACAG GTCCTGGGTTGGCCTTCGTCGCGTACCCAGAGGCCCTTGCTCTGCTGCCAGGCTCGGTCTTCTGGTCCATTATGTTCTTCCTCATGCTCTTTATGCTGGGGATCGATACGCTG TTTGGCAACATGGAGGGCATCACTACAGCCGTGCTGGATGAGTTTCCACAGCTCAGAATGAACACGATGCACAAGTCCTTGTTCTTGGGCGCCCTGTGTTTTGGCTTCTATCTAATGGGTCTCCTGTTAGTGACCAAC GGTGGGATTTACTGGTTCACTCTCATTGACTCCTTCAGCACTAGTTTCggcctcatcatcatcaccctctTCATGTGCATTGGCATCTCCTTCTTCTATG GAGTCAACCAGTTTTGTCAAGACATTATTGATATGATCTGCGGCTGCCCTCCCTGGTGCAGCAAAGTGCTGTTGTACTTCAAAGCATGCTGGGTTTTCTGCACTccgtttcttcttctg TTCATCCTGACCTACATCTTCATTGAGATGTACAACACACCGCTCCACTACGGGCCCTATGTGTATCCACGTTGGGGTAAAGCACTGGGCGTGTGCATCGGCGCGACCTGCTGCCTGCAGATCCTCATCTGGGCCATTGTGGCCATCAGCAAGGAAACTGGAACTCTGAAAGAC cgtTTCCAGAAATCGATTCGACCTCTGAATTCCTGGAGGGTAAACAACCTGAACAGCTCCGTGAGAGAGCACGTGCACATGGAGCCCGAGAGAGTGGAGGCTCCGTTCACTGTCACGCTCACAGACATGGACTTTACTGCAATGACATGGGAGGTTTGA
- the LOC143332485 gene encoding SLAIN motif-containing protein-like isoform X1, whose translation MELQDQLKSDWSRYFCDWPPLEFDTSSNHHLLCSELKSSPVRPEGDSDPYCSIWKDAERARVKNCNNRSFALDARMRLDSLKSGCNSRLPCNVMGGMLHNYNCQKDLWDSDESQEEESALDLVELLDVEDDVKDEENWLYESPKKQVSVDSTESALAWSRHILDNPSPDMEAACRSLITRLDQRSSSHFYRHPADFQRSCSVSVGSSLEKTTVSMTHNTSDSTDNNELSISHDSIIKSYRLQDITDVHIMARIQEASLRQDYVSTPATASSRRGPESPMMFPSYLNSTVENIDGFTSGDNTEASSLSWCQPGLSSLSSSPCQLPTSVAKQGCQSLKLARLHQQVTQFKLLKLAQNQATSPGRTRSPLRTSLRSLQAVRNSRSLETDDYQPADSQITYPPSGASSVRKQSSCWSPSLSAASINSRGSSHSSRDSSDRTAAVKRLQRSQSVSPCRIPHPAKGYLSVHGRIFASPERSTTVAWARNVPSTQR comes from the exons ATGGAGCTCCAAGACCAACTGAAGAGCGATTGGAGCCGGTATTTTTGCGATTGGCCGCCACTGGAGTTTGACACAAGTTCAAACCATCATCTTCTCTGCAGTGAGTTGAAAAGCAGCCCTGTGAGGCCGGAGGGCGACTCAGATCCTTACTGCAGCATCTGGAAAGACGCAGAGCGAGCGAGAGTCAAGAATTGTAACAATCGGTCGTTTGCCTTGGACGCTAGAATGAGACTAGATAGTTTGAAGTCAGGGTGTAATTCACGCCTGCCTTGCAACGTCATGGGTGGGATGTTGCACAACTATAACTGTCAAAAGGATCTCTGGGACAGCGATGAGTCACAGGAGGAAGAGTCTGCTCTGGACTTGGTTGAGCTCCTTGATGTAGAGGACGATGTGAAGGATGAGGAGAACTG GTTATATGAGTCTCCGAAGAAGCAGGTGTCTGTGGATAGCACTGAGTCTGCTCTTGCGTGGTCTCGACACATCCTGGATAACCCCAGTCCAGACATGGAGGCGGCGTGTCGTTCACTGATAACTAGGCTGGACCAAA GGTCAAGCAGTCATTTCTACAGACATCCTGCAGATTTCCAGCGTTCTTGCAGTGTCTCTGTGGGCTCCTCTCTGGAGAAAACAACTGTCAGCATGACACACAATACTTCTGACAGTACAG ATAACAATGAGCTGAGCATCTCCCATGACTCCATAATCAAAAGCTACAGACTGCAGGACATCACAGATGTCCACATTATGGCTCGCATACAGGAAGCCA GTTTAAGACAGGACTATGTTTCCACACCTGCCACTGCTTCATCCAGGAGAGGCCCTGAGTCACCAATGATGTTTCCATCTTATCTGAACAGCACTGTTGAAAATATTGATGGCTTCACTTCAGGAGATAACACTGAGGCTTCATCTTTATCTTGGTGCCAACCTGGTTTGTCGTCACTGAGCTCTTCCCCTTGCCAGTTGCCAACATCAGTAGCTAAGCAGGGCTGCCAAAGTCTAAAACTGGCCAGACTTCATCAGCAAGTCACCCAGTTCAAGCTGCTTAAACTCGCTCAGAATCAAG CAACATCACCAGGCAGGACCAGGTCACCTTTGCGGACCAGCCTCCGCTCCCTCCAGGCTGTCAGGAACAGCCGAAGTTTAGAGACCGACGACTACCAACCTGCAGACTCGCAAATCACTTACCCACCATCAG GTGCATCATCTGTCAGAAAGCAGTCCAGCTGCTGGTCTCCATCACTCTCTGCAGCGTCCATCAACTCCAGAGGCTCATCGCACTCGTCGAGAGACTCCTCAGACCGGACGGCCGCTGTGAAGAGACTGCAGAGGTCTCAGTCGGTCAGCCCCTGCAGGATCCCGCACCCTGCTAAGGGATACCTGTCTGTTCATGGACGCATTTTTGCCTCACCTGAGAGGTCGACCACTGTGGCGTGGGCCAGGAATGTGCCATCCACTCAAAGATGA
- the LOC143332485 gene encoding uncharacterized protein LOC143332485 isoform X2 gives MELQDQLKSDWSRYFCDWPPLEFDTSSNHHLLCSELKSSPVRPEGDSDPYCSIWKDAERARVKNCNNRSFALDARMRLDSLKSGCNSRLPCNVMGGMLHNYNCQKDLWDSDESQEEESALDLVELLDVEDDVKDEENWLYESPKKQVSVDSTESALAWSRHILDNPSPDMEAACRSLITRLDQRSSSHFYRHPADFQRSCSVSVGSSLEKTTVSMTHNTSDSTATSPGRTRSPLRTSLRSLQAVRNSRSLETDDYQPADSQITYPPSGASSVRKQSSCWSPSLSAASINSRGSSHSSRDSSDRTAAVKRLQRSQSVSPCRIPHPAKGYLSVHGRIFASPERSTTVAWARNVPSTQR, from the exons ATGGAGCTCCAAGACCAACTGAAGAGCGATTGGAGCCGGTATTTTTGCGATTGGCCGCCACTGGAGTTTGACACAAGTTCAAACCATCATCTTCTCTGCAGTGAGTTGAAAAGCAGCCCTGTGAGGCCGGAGGGCGACTCAGATCCTTACTGCAGCATCTGGAAAGACGCAGAGCGAGCGAGAGTCAAGAATTGTAACAATCGGTCGTTTGCCTTGGACGCTAGAATGAGACTAGATAGTTTGAAGTCAGGGTGTAATTCACGCCTGCCTTGCAACGTCATGGGTGGGATGTTGCACAACTATAACTGTCAAAAGGATCTCTGGGACAGCGATGAGTCACAGGAGGAAGAGTCTGCTCTGGACTTGGTTGAGCTCCTTGATGTAGAGGACGATGTGAAGGATGAGGAGAACTG GTTATATGAGTCTCCGAAGAAGCAGGTGTCTGTGGATAGCACTGAGTCTGCTCTTGCGTGGTCTCGACACATCCTGGATAACCCCAGTCCAGACATGGAGGCGGCGTGTCGTTCACTGATAACTAGGCTGGACCAAA GGTCAAGCAGTCATTTCTACAGACATCCTGCAGATTTCCAGCGTTCTTGCAGTGTCTCTGTGGGCTCCTCTCTGGAGAAAACAACTGTCAGCATGACACACAATACTTCTGACAGTACAG CAACATCACCAGGCAGGACCAGGTCACCTTTGCGGACCAGCCTCCGCTCCCTCCAGGCTGTCAGGAACAGCCGAAGTTTAGAGACCGACGACTACCAACCTGCAGACTCGCAAATCACTTACCCACCATCAG GTGCATCATCTGTCAGAAAGCAGTCCAGCTGCTGGTCTCCATCACTCTCTGCAGCGTCCATCAACTCCAGAGGCTCATCGCACTCGTCGAGAGACTCCTCAGACCGGACGGCCGCTGTGAAGAGACTGCAGAGGTCTCAGTCGGTCAGCCCCTGCAGGATCCCGCACCCTGCTAAGGGATACCTGTCTGTTCATGGACGCATTTTTGCCTCACCTGAGAGGTCGACCACTGTGGCGTGGGCCAGGAATGTGCCATCCACTCAAAGATGA